The following are from one region of the Corythoichthys intestinalis isolate RoL2023-P3 chromosome 17, ASM3026506v1, whole genome shotgun sequence genome:
- the c17h2orf42 gene encoding uncharacterized protein C2orf42 homolog isoform X1, with translation MESMSPSTVPSPSATPLAAKQRDVRTKAAGSTLTSALFSNLGKATLRGIRKCPRCGVYNGTRGLSCKNKVCGISLRDASSGARTGRKGGVDVVRVILDSEEPDGKERDRAGGDGTQVFSVCHRGRGSAQLGFVELARTAATVSSGEGDPLLSQITMGRCYLPTCGQAPRSDRFDSSAPDAPCVHIKTAIECCRSAAPLSVKSSALEGLTVSSQTKEELWSLATKSPGPLVQRVSGDTLVVKCCPDSAHPLGLLHLTVSSGRATTEKGGGKTRGVTFHCACHPGKAEETDAVDGSDPSQPCLHVYACVCAFASDEKLASEFAAFINSATSGTSAANIISAYISQTPPGRILVPCERPCSLPTEMAKSPHKAKKPRLDESLLGGGQVMDEASVSMGFHQWLASVTERIQQTMHYQFDGKPEPLVYHIPQHFFNALQHRLSLGSKRRLPNFTTVLVRNDGVPQGSSSKYTWHITNLPEVKRIFDTPEVQLEVTQSFVRNVDGSYSRFHCSQPPGGIRTDGTLPIRPMELQTFLKVGPGSEDPKEPGPLVIEWTPDVLPRCHVGELRILYQFGHQRSGQQLEWTEKDGYVKSEPSSAS, from the exons ATGGAGAGCATGTCCCCTTCAACTGTCCCGTCACCATCCGCCACCCCACTCGCCGCCAAGCAGAGGGACGTGCGCACCAAAGCGGCGGGGTCCACCCTGACCTCGGCCCTTTTCTCTAACCTGGGGAAGGCCACCTTGCGTGGAATCCGCAAGTGTCCACGCTGCGGCGTCTACAACGGCACCCGGGGCCTCAGCTGCAAGAACAAAGTGTGCGGGATCTCTCTCCGGGACGCCTCCTCAGGGGCCAGGACGGGCAGGAAGGGTGGCGTGGATGTGGTCAGAGTGATTTTGGACAGCGAGGAGCCAGATGGGAAGGAGCGAGACCGTGCCGGAGGAGACGGCACTCAG GTATTTTCCGTCTGCCACCGAGGACGAGGATCTGCCCAGCTGGGCTTCGTGGAGTTGGCCCGCACCGCTGCCACCGTCTCTTCAGGTGAGGGAGACCCCCTGCTCTCTCAGATCACAATGGGCCGCTGCTACTTGCCGACCTGCGGGCAGGCTCCGAGGTCCGACCGATTCGATTCCAGCGCACCCGACGCCCCCTGCGTCCACATCAAAACCGCTATCGAGTGCTGCCGATCCGCCGCGCCTCTCAGCGTAAAGAGCTCCGCCCTAGAGGGGTTGACGGTCTCCTCGCAGACCAAGGAGGAGCTATGGAGCCTGGCCACCAAATCCCCGGGGCCCCTGGTGCAGAGGGTGTCCGGGGACACCCTGGTGGTCAAGTGTTGCCCGGATTCCGCGCACCCTCTGGGCCTTCTACATTTAACCGTCAGTAGCGGCAGGGCAACGACTGAGAAAGGCGGCGGAAAAACCCGAGGGGTGACGTTTCACTGCGCCTGCCACCCCGGTAAGGCCGAGGAGACGGACGCCGTCGATGGCTCGGATCCTTCTCAGCCGTGCCTGCACGTCTACGCCTGCGTATGCGCCTTCGCCAGTGATGAGAAGCTGGCGTCAGAATTCGCTGCGTTTATCAACTCTGCGACAAGTGGTACGAGTGCTGCTAATATCATCAGCGCATACA TCTCACAGACCCCACCCGGCAGAATCCTCGTTCCCTGCGAGAGGCCCTGTTCGCTGCCAACGGAGATGGCTAAATCTCCTCACAAAGCCAAGAAACCGCGACTGGATGAAAGTCTTTTGG GTGGTGGTCAAGTAATGGACGAGGCCTCTGTCTCCATGGGTTTCCACCAGTGGCTTGCTAGTGTCACTGAGAGGATCCAGCAGACTATGCATTACCAGTTTGACG GGAAACCTGAACCTCTAGTGTACCACATCCCGCAGCACTTCTTCAACGCCCTGCAGCATCGGCTATCACTGGGCTCTAAAAGACGGTTGCCTAACTTCACCACAG TGCTGGTGAGGAACGACGGTGTCCCTcagggctcctcctccaagtacACCTGGCACATCACCAACCTCCCAGAAGTCAAACGGATCTTTGACACCCCGGAG GTGCAGCTGGAGGTCACTCAGAGTTTCGTCCGGAATGTCGACGGTTCCTACTCGCGCTTCCACTGTTCACAACCTCCAGGTGGGATCAGGACGGATGGGACGCTGCCCATTCGTCCCATGGAGCTGCAGACTTTCCTTAAAGTTG GACCTGGCTCAGAAGACCCCAAGGAGCCTGGCCCCTTGGTCATCGAATGGACCCCTGACGTGCTCCCTCGCTGCCACGTGGGTGAGCTGAGGATTCTCTACCAGTTCGGACACCAGAGGAGCGGACAGCAGCTGGAATGGACTGAGAAAGACGGTTACGTCAAAAGTGAGCCTTCATcggcaagttaa
- the c17h2orf42 gene encoding uncharacterized protein C2orf42 homolog isoform X3 has translation MESMSPSTVPSPSATPLAAKQRDVRTKAAGSTLTSALFSNLGKATLRGIRKCPRCGVYNGTRGLSCKNKVCGISLRDASSGARTGRKGGVDVVRVILDSEEPDGKERDRAGGDGTQVFSVCHRGRGSAQLGFVELARTAATVSSGEGDPLLSQITMGRCYLPTCGQAPRSDRFDSSAPDAPCVHIKTAIECCRSAAPLSVKSSALEGLTVSSQTKEELWSLATKSPGPLVQRVSGDTLVVKCCPDSAHPLGLLHLTVSSGRATTEKGGGKTRGVTFHCACHPGKAEETDAVDGSDPSQPCLHVYACVCAFASDEKLASEFAAFINSATSGTSAANIISAYISQTPPGRILVPCERPCSLPTEMAKSPHKAKKPRLDESLLGGGQVMDEASVSMGFHQWLASVTERIQQTMHYQFDGKPEPLVYHIPQHFFNALQHRLSLGSKRRLPNFTTVLVRNDGVPQGSSSKYTWHITNLPEVKRIFDTPEVQLEVTQSFVRNVDGSYSRFHCSQPPGGIRTDGTLPIRPMELQTFLKDLAQKTPRSLAPWSSNGPLTCSLAATWVS, from the exons ATGGAGAGCATGTCCCCTTCAACTGTCCCGTCACCATCCGCCACCCCACTCGCCGCCAAGCAGAGGGACGTGCGCACCAAAGCGGCGGGGTCCACCCTGACCTCGGCCCTTTTCTCTAACCTGGGGAAGGCCACCTTGCGTGGAATCCGCAAGTGTCCACGCTGCGGCGTCTACAACGGCACCCGGGGCCTCAGCTGCAAGAACAAAGTGTGCGGGATCTCTCTCCGGGACGCCTCCTCAGGGGCCAGGACGGGCAGGAAGGGTGGCGTGGATGTGGTCAGAGTGATTTTGGACAGCGAGGAGCCAGATGGGAAGGAGCGAGACCGTGCCGGAGGAGACGGCACTCAG GTATTTTCCGTCTGCCACCGAGGACGAGGATCTGCCCAGCTGGGCTTCGTGGAGTTGGCCCGCACCGCTGCCACCGTCTCTTCAGGTGAGGGAGACCCCCTGCTCTCTCAGATCACAATGGGCCGCTGCTACTTGCCGACCTGCGGGCAGGCTCCGAGGTCCGACCGATTCGATTCCAGCGCACCCGACGCCCCCTGCGTCCACATCAAAACCGCTATCGAGTGCTGCCGATCCGCCGCGCCTCTCAGCGTAAAGAGCTCCGCCCTAGAGGGGTTGACGGTCTCCTCGCAGACCAAGGAGGAGCTATGGAGCCTGGCCACCAAATCCCCGGGGCCCCTGGTGCAGAGGGTGTCCGGGGACACCCTGGTGGTCAAGTGTTGCCCGGATTCCGCGCACCCTCTGGGCCTTCTACATTTAACCGTCAGTAGCGGCAGGGCAACGACTGAGAAAGGCGGCGGAAAAACCCGAGGGGTGACGTTTCACTGCGCCTGCCACCCCGGTAAGGCCGAGGAGACGGACGCCGTCGATGGCTCGGATCCTTCTCAGCCGTGCCTGCACGTCTACGCCTGCGTATGCGCCTTCGCCAGTGATGAGAAGCTGGCGTCAGAATTCGCTGCGTTTATCAACTCTGCGACAAGTGGTACGAGTGCTGCTAATATCATCAGCGCATACA TCTCACAGACCCCACCCGGCAGAATCCTCGTTCCCTGCGAGAGGCCCTGTTCGCTGCCAACGGAGATGGCTAAATCTCCTCACAAAGCCAAGAAACCGCGACTGGATGAAAGTCTTTTGG GTGGTGGTCAAGTAATGGACGAGGCCTCTGTCTCCATGGGTTTCCACCAGTGGCTTGCTAGTGTCACTGAGAGGATCCAGCAGACTATGCATTACCAGTTTGACG GGAAACCTGAACCTCTAGTGTACCACATCCCGCAGCACTTCTTCAACGCCCTGCAGCATCGGCTATCACTGGGCTCTAAAAGACGGTTGCCTAACTTCACCACAG TGCTGGTGAGGAACGACGGTGTCCCTcagggctcctcctccaagtacACCTGGCACATCACCAACCTCCCAGAAGTCAAACGGATCTTTGACACCCCGGAG GTGCAGCTGGAGGTCACTCAGAGTTTCGTCCGGAATGTCGACGGTTCCTACTCGCGCTTCCACTGTTCACAACCTCCAGGTGGGATCAGGACGGATGGGACGCTGCCCATTCGTCCCATGGAGCTGCAGACTTTCCTTAAA GACCTGGCTCAGAAGACCCCAAGGAGCCTGGCCCCTTGGTCATCGAATGGACCCCTGACGTGCTCCCTCGCTGCCACGTGGGTGAGCTGA
- the c17h2orf42 gene encoding uncharacterized protein C2orf42 homolog isoform X4 yields MESMSPSTVPSPSATPLAAKQRDVRTKAAGSTLTSALFSNLGKATLRGIRKCPRCGVYNGTRGLSCKNKVCGISLRDASSGARTGRKGGVDVVRVILDSEEPDGKERDRAGGDGTQVFSVCHRGRGSAQLGFVELARTAATVSSGEGDPLLSQITMGRCYLPTCGQAPRSDRFDSSAPDAPCVHIKTAIECCRSAAPLSVKSSALEGLTVSSQTKEELWSLATKSPGPLVQRVSGDTLVVKCCPDSAHPLGLLHLTVSSGRATTEKGGGKTRGVTFHCACHPGKAEETDAVDGSDPSQPCLHVYACVCAFASDEKLASEFAAFINSATSGTSAANIISAYISQTPPGRILVPCERPCSLPTEMAKSPHKAKKPRLDESLLGGGQVMDEASVSMGFHQWLASVTERIQQTMHYQFDGKPEPLVYHIPQHFFNALQHRLSLGSKRRLPNFTTVLVRNDGVPQGSSSKYTWHITNLPEVKRIFDTPEVQLEVTQSFVRNVDGSYSRFHCSQPPGGIRTDGTLPIRPMELQTFLKVAVFLWR; encoded by the exons ATGGAGAGCATGTCCCCTTCAACTGTCCCGTCACCATCCGCCACCCCACTCGCCGCCAAGCAGAGGGACGTGCGCACCAAAGCGGCGGGGTCCACCCTGACCTCGGCCCTTTTCTCTAACCTGGGGAAGGCCACCTTGCGTGGAATCCGCAAGTGTCCACGCTGCGGCGTCTACAACGGCACCCGGGGCCTCAGCTGCAAGAACAAAGTGTGCGGGATCTCTCTCCGGGACGCCTCCTCAGGGGCCAGGACGGGCAGGAAGGGTGGCGTGGATGTGGTCAGAGTGATTTTGGACAGCGAGGAGCCAGATGGGAAGGAGCGAGACCGTGCCGGAGGAGACGGCACTCAG GTATTTTCCGTCTGCCACCGAGGACGAGGATCTGCCCAGCTGGGCTTCGTGGAGTTGGCCCGCACCGCTGCCACCGTCTCTTCAGGTGAGGGAGACCCCCTGCTCTCTCAGATCACAATGGGCCGCTGCTACTTGCCGACCTGCGGGCAGGCTCCGAGGTCCGACCGATTCGATTCCAGCGCACCCGACGCCCCCTGCGTCCACATCAAAACCGCTATCGAGTGCTGCCGATCCGCCGCGCCTCTCAGCGTAAAGAGCTCCGCCCTAGAGGGGTTGACGGTCTCCTCGCAGACCAAGGAGGAGCTATGGAGCCTGGCCACCAAATCCCCGGGGCCCCTGGTGCAGAGGGTGTCCGGGGACACCCTGGTGGTCAAGTGTTGCCCGGATTCCGCGCACCCTCTGGGCCTTCTACATTTAACCGTCAGTAGCGGCAGGGCAACGACTGAGAAAGGCGGCGGAAAAACCCGAGGGGTGACGTTTCACTGCGCCTGCCACCCCGGTAAGGCCGAGGAGACGGACGCCGTCGATGGCTCGGATCCTTCTCAGCCGTGCCTGCACGTCTACGCCTGCGTATGCGCCTTCGCCAGTGATGAGAAGCTGGCGTCAGAATTCGCTGCGTTTATCAACTCTGCGACAAGTGGTACGAGTGCTGCTAATATCATCAGCGCATACA TCTCACAGACCCCACCCGGCAGAATCCTCGTTCCCTGCGAGAGGCCCTGTTCGCTGCCAACGGAGATGGCTAAATCTCCTCACAAAGCCAAGAAACCGCGACTGGATGAAAGTCTTTTGG GTGGTGGTCAAGTAATGGACGAGGCCTCTGTCTCCATGGGTTTCCACCAGTGGCTTGCTAGTGTCACTGAGAGGATCCAGCAGACTATGCATTACCAGTTTGACG GGAAACCTGAACCTCTAGTGTACCACATCCCGCAGCACTTCTTCAACGCCCTGCAGCATCGGCTATCACTGGGCTCTAAAAGACGGTTGCCTAACTTCACCACAG TGCTGGTGAGGAACGACGGTGTCCCTcagggctcctcctccaagtacACCTGGCACATCACCAACCTCCCAGAAGTCAAACGGATCTTTGACACCCCGGAG GTGCAGCTGGAGGTCACTCAGAGTTTCGTCCGGAATGTCGACGGTTCCTACTCGCGCTTCCACTGTTCACAACCTCCAGGTGGGATCAGGACGGATGGGACGCTGCCCATTCGTCCCATGGAGCTGCAGACTTTCCTTAAAGTTG cagtttttttgtggcgCTAG
- the c17h2orf42 gene encoding uncharacterized protein C2orf42 homolog isoform X2: MESMSPSTVPSPSATPLAAKQRDVRTKAAGSTLTSALFSNLGKATLRGIRKCPRCGVYNGTRGLSCKNKVCGISLRDASSGARTGRKGGVDVVRVILDSEEPDGKERDRAGGDGTQVFSVCHRGRGSAQLGFVELARTAATVSSGEGDPLLSQITMGRCYLPTCGQAPRSDRFDSSAPDAPCVHIKTAIECCRSAAPLSVKSSALEGLTVSSQTKEELWSLATKSPGPLVQRVSGDTLVVKCCPDSAHPLGLLHLTVSSGRATTEKGGGKTRGVTFHCACHPGKAEETDAVDGSDPSQPCLHVYACVCAFASDEKLASEFAAFINSATSVSQTPPGRILVPCERPCSLPTEMAKSPHKAKKPRLDESLLGGGQVMDEASVSMGFHQWLASVTERIQQTMHYQFDGKPEPLVYHIPQHFFNALQHRLSLGSKRRLPNFTTVLVRNDGVPQGSSSKYTWHITNLPEVKRIFDTPEVQLEVTQSFVRNVDGSYSRFHCSQPPGGIRTDGTLPIRPMELQTFLKVGPGSEDPKEPGPLVIEWTPDVLPRCHVGELRILYQFGHQRSGQQLEWTEKDGYVKSEPSSAS, translated from the exons ATGGAGAGCATGTCCCCTTCAACTGTCCCGTCACCATCCGCCACCCCACTCGCCGCCAAGCAGAGGGACGTGCGCACCAAAGCGGCGGGGTCCACCCTGACCTCGGCCCTTTTCTCTAACCTGGGGAAGGCCACCTTGCGTGGAATCCGCAAGTGTCCACGCTGCGGCGTCTACAACGGCACCCGGGGCCTCAGCTGCAAGAACAAAGTGTGCGGGATCTCTCTCCGGGACGCCTCCTCAGGGGCCAGGACGGGCAGGAAGGGTGGCGTGGATGTGGTCAGAGTGATTTTGGACAGCGAGGAGCCAGATGGGAAGGAGCGAGACCGTGCCGGAGGAGACGGCACTCAG GTATTTTCCGTCTGCCACCGAGGACGAGGATCTGCCCAGCTGGGCTTCGTGGAGTTGGCCCGCACCGCTGCCACCGTCTCTTCAGGTGAGGGAGACCCCCTGCTCTCTCAGATCACAATGGGCCGCTGCTACTTGCCGACCTGCGGGCAGGCTCCGAGGTCCGACCGATTCGATTCCAGCGCACCCGACGCCCCCTGCGTCCACATCAAAACCGCTATCGAGTGCTGCCGATCCGCCGCGCCTCTCAGCGTAAAGAGCTCCGCCCTAGAGGGGTTGACGGTCTCCTCGCAGACCAAGGAGGAGCTATGGAGCCTGGCCACCAAATCCCCGGGGCCCCTGGTGCAGAGGGTGTCCGGGGACACCCTGGTGGTCAAGTGTTGCCCGGATTCCGCGCACCCTCTGGGCCTTCTACATTTAACCGTCAGTAGCGGCAGGGCAACGACTGAGAAAGGCGGCGGAAAAACCCGAGGGGTGACGTTTCACTGCGCCTGCCACCCCGGTAAGGCCGAGGAGACGGACGCCGTCGATGGCTCGGATCCTTCTCAGCCGTGCCTGCACGTCTACGCCTGCGTATGCGCCTTCGCCAGTGATGAGAAGCTGGCGTCAGAATTCGCTGCGTTTATCAACTCTGCGACAAGTG TCTCACAGACCCCACCCGGCAGAATCCTCGTTCCCTGCGAGAGGCCCTGTTCGCTGCCAACGGAGATGGCTAAATCTCCTCACAAAGCCAAGAAACCGCGACTGGATGAAAGTCTTTTGG GTGGTGGTCAAGTAATGGACGAGGCCTCTGTCTCCATGGGTTTCCACCAGTGGCTTGCTAGTGTCACTGAGAGGATCCAGCAGACTATGCATTACCAGTTTGACG GGAAACCTGAACCTCTAGTGTACCACATCCCGCAGCACTTCTTCAACGCCCTGCAGCATCGGCTATCACTGGGCTCTAAAAGACGGTTGCCTAACTTCACCACAG TGCTGGTGAGGAACGACGGTGTCCCTcagggctcctcctccaagtacACCTGGCACATCACCAACCTCCCAGAAGTCAAACGGATCTTTGACACCCCGGAG GTGCAGCTGGAGGTCACTCAGAGTTTCGTCCGGAATGTCGACGGTTCCTACTCGCGCTTCCACTGTTCACAACCTCCAGGTGGGATCAGGACGGATGGGACGCTGCCCATTCGTCCCATGGAGCTGCAGACTTTCCTTAAAGTTG GACCTGGCTCAGAAGACCCCAAGGAGCCTGGCCCCTTGGTCATCGAATGGACCCCTGACGTGCTCCCTCGCTGCCACGTGGGTGAGCTGAGGATTCTCTACCAGTTCGGACACCAGAGGAGCGGACAGCAGCTGGAATGGACTGAGAAAGACGGTTACGTCAAAAGTGAGCCTTCATcggcaagttaa
- the c17h2orf42 gene encoding uncharacterized protein C2orf42 homolog isoform X5: MESMSPSTVPSPSATPLAAKQRDVRTKAAGSTLTSALFSNLGKATLRGIRKCPRCGVYNGTRGLSCKNKVCGISLRDASSGARTGRKGGVDVVRVILDSEEPDGKERDRAGGDGTQVFSVCHRGRGSAQLGFVELARTAATVSSGEGDPLLSQITMGRCYLPTCGQAPRSDRFDSSAPDAPCVHIKTAIECCRSAAPLSVKSSALEGLTVSSQTKEELWSLATKSPGPLVQRVSGDTLVVKCCPDSAHPLGLLHLTVSSGRATTEKGGGKTRGVTFHCACHPGKAEETDAVDGSDPSQPCLHVYACVCAFASDEKLASEFAAFINSATSGTSAANIISAYISQTPPGRILVPCERPCSLPTEMAKSPHKAKKPRLDESLLGGGQVMDEASVSMGFHQWLASVTERIQQTMHYQFDGKPEPLVYHIPQHFFNALQHRLSLGSKRRLPNFTTVLVRNDGVPQGSSSKYTWHITNLPEVKRIFDTPEVQLEVTQSFVRNVDGSYSRFHCSQPPGGIRTDGTLPIRPMELQTFLKVVFLWR; encoded by the exons ATGGAGAGCATGTCCCCTTCAACTGTCCCGTCACCATCCGCCACCCCACTCGCCGCCAAGCAGAGGGACGTGCGCACCAAAGCGGCGGGGTCCACCCTGACCTCGGCCCTTTTCTCTAACCTGGGGAAGGCCACCTTGCGTGGAATCCGCAAGTGTCCACGCTGCGGCGTCTACAACGGCACCCGGGGCCTCAGCTGCAAGAACAAAGTGTGCGGGATCTCTCTCCGGGACGCCTCCTCAGGGGCCAGGACGGGCAGGAAGGGTGGCGTGGATGTGGTCAGAGTGATTTTGGACAGCGAGGAGCCAGATGGGAAGGAGCGAGACCGTGCCGGAGGAGACGGCACTCAG GTATTTTCCGTCTGCCACCGAGGACGAGGATCTGCCCAGCTGGGCTTCGTGGAGTTGGCCCGCACCGCTGCCACCGTCTCTTCAGGTGAGGGAGACCCCCTGCTCTCTCAGATCACAATGGGCCGCTGCTACTTGCCGACCTGCGGGCAGGCTCCGAGGTCCGACCGATTCGATTCCAGCGCACCCGACGCCCCCTGCGTCCACATCAAAACCGCTATCGAGTGCTGCCGATCCGCCGCGCCTCTCAGCGTAAAGAGCTCCGCCCTAGAGGGGTTGACGGTCTCCTCGCAGACCAAGGAGGAGCTATGGAGCCTGGCCACCAAATCCCCGGGGCCCCTGGTGCAGAGGGTGTCCGGGGACACCCTGGTGGTCAAGTGTTGCCCGGATTCCGCGCACCCTCTGGGCCTTCTACATTTAACCGTCAGTAGCGGCAGGGCAACGACTGAGAAAGGCGGCGGAAAAACCCGAGGGGTGACGTTTCACTGCGCCTGCCACCCCGGTAAGGCCGAGGAGACGGACGCCGTCGATGGCTCGGATCCTTCTCAGCCGTGCCTGCACGTCTACGCCTGCGTATGCGCCTTCGCCAGTGATGAGAAGCTGGCGTCAGAATTCGCTGCGTTTATCAACTCTGCGACAAGTGGTACGAGTGCTGCTAATATCATCAGCGCATACA TCTCACAGACCCCACCCGGCAGAATCCTCGTTCCCTGCGAGAGGCCCTGTTCGCTGCCAACGGAGATGGCTAAATCTCCTCACAAAGCCAAGAAACCGCGACTGGATGAAAGTCTTTTGG GTGGTGGTCAAGTAATGGACGAGGCCTCTGTCTCCATGGGTTTCCACCAGTGGCTTGCTAGTGTCACTGAGAGGATCCAGCAGACTATGCATTACCAGTTTGACG GGAAACCTGAACCTCTAGTGTACCACATCCCGCAGCACTTCTTCAACGCCCTGCAGCATCGGCTATCACTGGGCTCTAAAAGACGGTTGCCTAACTTCACCACAG TGCTGGTGAGGAACGACGGTGTCCCTcagggctcctcctccaagtacACCTGGCACATCACCAACCTCCCAGAAGTCAAACGGATCTTTGACACCCCGGAG GTGCAGCTGGAGGTCACTCAGAGTTTCGTCCGGAATGTCGACGGTTCCTACTCGCGCTTCCACTGTTCACAACCTCCAGGTGGGATCAGGACGGATGGGACGCTGCCCATTCGTCCCATGGAGCTGCAGACTTTCCTTAAAGTTG tttttttgtggcgCTAG